The Melanotaenia boesemani isolate fMelBoe1 chromosome 17, fMelBoe1.pri, whole genome shotgun sequence genome segment aggttagCTCTGTCAAAGGCGGGGCCTAAAATTTGGATGGCCCCCCAGCTGCCACTCAAAACTAATAAATGTAATTCTAGCAAATATTCAGAGAGACTGACCTTTACCTGGTAAATCTCAGaagtgtcagtgaatgcagcatgtaatgtacttctacatGTTCTACATCAGGTCTACCATGATCTAGACCAGGGATCACCacctccggtcctcgagggccggtgtcctgcaggtgttgGATGTGTCTAGATTCAGAtgactgggtcattaacagactggtgcagaacttgacaacaagctgctggagatccattttatttgattctggttgcagcagagaaacatctgatACCTGCAGGACTACAGATCTCTGATCTGGATCATGATGCAGTATCACCAGCTGTCTCCATGGTGACGGTCTACATGGGACAAAGAGGGTGGAAAGTTGATGATTTGGGTCAGAGGGAGTTTTTTTGTTGACTTTCTGAAGCAGCGATTAGAGACAAACAGGATCGTCTTCAGATTTTTAACCGAGTCAGAAGGAATCCGTCttgtagattttatttgtttcttatGACCCGAAAAACCGCAGCTGCAGGACACCAGGTCCGGCTCAGTCTCTGGTGAATGAGGGAGTCCCTGATCAGGACCTGGATGTCCGACCGCCGGGTCAGGAGTAGAAGTTCTCAGCCAGCTTCCTCATTCTCTTGTTGCTGCGCTCTCGTTGGCTGTGCTCTGTGACATCATGGGCAGGCAGTGACCTCATCATCAGCCTTTCAGGACCGTCTATCTGGTCTCCGAGCCTCAGCGTCTCTGTACTCTCCCCTCTCAGCTCGTCTCTGGGGATGCTCGGATGGAAGAACTTGTAATACATGAGCTTCACTAAGAGGCCGAGGATGTAAAGCGTAACCACGGCAACGGCGATGATGGTGGCGTACAGGGGCGGGAACACAAAGTGAGGCGGATCGGTGTTCATCTTCCAGAACCAAACAGCACAGAGGATGGAGATGTCGACCAGGATGTAGGTGTGGTACAGCAgagtcctggtcctggtcttccCCTCCACCACGTTGAACCAGTCAAAGTACCAGATGAGGGCGACGGTGGCTCTGTAGACCCACTCCCCACCGGGGCTGTCCATGAACTCTGTCTGGCATCGCCAGGCgcagaagaagaggagcagcCAGGAGCAGAGGAAGTGTGTGAAGATGAAGCAAGGCAGCACAGAGGCGAAGAGCGCCATGGCAACGAGGcgaggcagcagcagcagcaggttccACAGGAAGTAGACCACCGACGAGCCCACCTGCTGCTTGGTCTTGTCGGGCAGGAAGGAGCGCAGGGACCGGTGGTAGGTGGTCACACAGAAGGCCACGGCCGAGATCGACCCCAAGGCCTTCAGCACTGAGGAAGGAGAGAGAAATGATTCAGAACATCAtcacaaacagagaaaaaaaagaagcttcacagctgttttttctcaacacaaacagaaaaggaaCGAAGACCCTCACTGATAAACCTGAGAGCATCCGTTTACTGAGGAAAACTCAactctagaaaagttctgatgctAAAAACAATCTCAACTCATCAGTTATTCCCAGCAGCAGATCACCAACACGTCAgagatgaaacgg includes the following:
- the LOC121656835 gene encoding XK-related protein 8-like produces the protein MAAFIYSPVDFVFTCVGLPLFLLDIGLDVWAAVNFYQEEAFLSLAVLVLLLLGSSVLVQVYSWLWYSYENFEMETEVERCMSVNGVKLLHVLQLGIYLRHAGVLEVSVKNCKSRDGNPEDVAVFLSHDLSMLRIIETFSESAPQLVLMITIYLQEGRLDLVTVLKALGSISAVAFCVTTYHRSLRSFLPDKTKQQVGSSVVYFLWNLLLLLPRLVAMALFASVLPCFIFTHFLCSWLLLFFCAWRCQTEFMDSPGGEWVYRATVALIWYFDWFNVVEGKTRTRTLLYHTYILVDISILCAVWFWKMNTDPPHFVFPPLYATIIAVAVVTLYILGLLVKLMYYKFFHPSIPRDELRGESTETLRLGDQIDGPERLMMRSLPAHDVTEHSQRERSNKRMRKLAENFYS